One segment of Lysobacterales bacterium DNA contains the following:
- a CDS encoding cytochrome ubiquinol oxidase subunit I encodes MAELDALLLARIQFAANISFHILFPTITMALAWLLLFFKLRWRATGQDHWLAAYRAWVKVFALSFALGVVSGVTMSFQFGTNWPGFMERVGNIAGPLLGYEVLTAFFLEATFLGVMLFGRGRVSERTHTLATFLVAFGTSLSAFWILALNSWMQTPVGFEMIDGQAHATDWLAVIFNPSFPYRFTHMMLASGLTCAFLVAGLSAYRWLRGDRGAEVRATLRTAVFLAALLIPLQILAGDLHGLNTLEHQPAKVAAMEGIWQDERGAALRLFALPDQATRSNRFEIAIPKLASWILTHDLDGEVRGLDSFEHIPPVAPVFWAFRVMVGIGLAMLAVSWLAAWRLRRRDSQAPDWLLRVLVAMSFSGWIATLAGWYVTEIGRQPFLVYGVMTTAEAAGPVGAPMIATSLAMYLSIYAVLLVAYVWVLFHLARKAMAGDKAMPPAPAAVRNALGAR; translated from the coding sequence ATGGCTGAGCTCGACGCCCTGCTGCTGGCGCGCATCCAGTTCGCCGCCAACATCAGCTTCCACATCCTGTTCCCGACCATCACCATGGCGCTGGCCTGGCTGCTGCTGTTCTTCAAGCTGCGCTGGCGCGCCACCGGCCAGGACCACTGGCTGGCCGCCTACCGCGCCTGGGTCAAGGTGTTCGCGCTGAGCTTCGCGCTCGGCGTGGTCAGCGGCGTCACCATGAGCTTCCAGTTCGGCACCAACTGGCCGGGCTTCATGGAGCGGGTCGGCAATATCGCCGGGCCGCTGCTCGGCTACGAGGTGCTGACCGCCTTCTTCCTGGAGGCGACCTTCCTGGGCGTGATGCTGTTCGGGCGCGGCCGAGTCTCCGAGCGGACCCACACCCTGGCGACCTTCCTGGTCGCCTTCGGCACCAGCCTGTCGGCGTTCTGGATCCTGGCGCTCAACTCCTGGATGCAGACCCCGGTCGGCTTCGAGATGATCGACGGGCAGGCGCATGCCACCGACTGGCTGGCGGTGATCTTCAACCCCTCGTTCCCGTACCGCTTCACGCACATGATGCTGGCCTCGGGGCTGACCTGCGCGTTCCTGGTGGCCGGCCTGTCGGCCTACCGCTGGCTGCGCGGCGACCGCGGCGCCGAGGTCCGCGCCACCCTGCGCACCGCCGTGTTCCTGGCCGCGCTGCTGATCCCCCTGCAGATCCTGGCCGGCGACCTGCACGGCCTCAACACCCTCGAGCACCAGCCGGCCAAGGTCGCCGCCATGGAAGGCATCTGGCAGGACGAGCGCGGCGCCGCGCTGCGCCTGTTCGCCCTGCCCGACCAGGCCACCCGCAGCAACCGTTTCGAGATCGCCATCCCGAAGCTGGCGAGCTGGATCCTCACCCACGACCTCGACGGCGAGGTCCGCGGCCTGGACAGCTTCGAGCACATCCCGCCGGTGGCGCCGGTGTTCTGGGCGTTCCGGGTGATGGTCGGCATCGGCCTGGCGATGCTGGCGGTGTCCTGGCTGGCCGCCTGGCGGCTGCGCCGCCGCGACAGCCAGGCTCCGGACTGGCTGCTGCGGGTCCTGGTGGCGATGAGCTTCTCCGGCTGGATCGCGACCCTGGCCGGCTGGTATGTCACCGAGATCGGCCGGCAGCCGTTCCTGGTGTACGGGGTGATGACCACCGCCGAGGCGGCCGGCCCGGTCGGCGCGCCGATGATCGCCACCAGCCTGGCCATGTACCTGTCCATCTACGCGGTGCTGCTGGTCGCCTACGTCTGGGTGCTGTTCCACCTGGCGCGCAAGGCGATGGCCGGCGACAAGGCGATGCCGCCGGCGCCGGCGGCGGTCCGCAACGCACTGGGAGCACGCTGA
- a CDS encoding c-type cytochrome has product MRRLPGSTLPLLCLASGLALAQADVVNERPPKSEADTAKAAYLAQCAACHQPEGTGLAGAFPPLADSDWVAQQGADGVIEVILKGLTGKITVNGVDYDNVMPAMSHLSDEDVAAIVNHVMNNWDNPGGSVTVAQVAEQRATLAVSPDPAQGQAHPGTSQAQAAYEGAPTTLAGADVRQVRTPGAPDMSEAEFAQASDIFFQRCAGCHGVLRKGATGKPLTPDLTQPRGTDYLRALINFGSPGGMPNFGTGGELSAAEVDLMARFLQHTPPNPPEWGMAEMRDSWNLLVPVADRPTRPQHRRNIENFFSVTLRDSGEVAIIDGDTKEIVTILKTGYAVHISRVSHSGRYVYTIGRDGKVDLIDLWMDPPQRVAEIKIGLEARSVETSKYEGFEDRLAIAGAYWPPQYVIMDGPTLEPKVIVSTRGTTVDTQEYHPEPRVAAIVASHRHPEFIVNVKETGRILLVDYSDLDNLKVTTLNAARFLHDGGWDVTKRYFLTAANQSDKIAVVDSQEQRMVALVDVEKIPHPGRGANFVHPQFGPVWVTSALGNANITLVGTDPEGHPEQAWQAVQVVQGQGGGSLFVKTHPRSRNLWVDTPLHPDESIAQSVAVFDIGNLEGGFEVLPIAEWANLGEGPKRVVQPEYNQDGTEVWFSVWNGKDQRSAIVVVDDRTRTLKAVLDDPRLITPTGKFNINNTVNDVY; this is encoded by the coding sequence ATGCGTCGCTTGCCAGGTTCCACCCTGCCCCTGCTGTGCCTGGCCTCCGGCCTCGCACTGGCGCAGGCCGATGTCGTCAACGAACGTCCCCCGAAATCGGAGGCAGATACCGCCAAGGCGGCCTACCTGGCCCAGTGCGCCGCCTGCCACCAGCCCGAGGGCACCGGCCTGGCCGGCGCCTTCCCGCCGCTGGCCGACTCCGACTGGGTCGCGCAGCAGGGCGCGGACGGGGTCATCGAGGTGATCCTCAAGGGACTCACCGGCAAGATCACCGTCAATGGCGTCGACTACGACAACGTTATGCCGGCGATGAGCCATCTGTCCGACGAGGACGTCGCGGCGATCGTCAACCACGTGATGAACAACTGGGACAACCCCGGCGGCAGCGTCACCGTCGCCCAGGTCGCCGAACAGCGCGCCACGCTGGCGGTCAGCCCCGACCCGGCGCAGGGCCAGGCGCACCCCGGAACCAGCCAGGCCCAGGCCGCCTACGAAGGCGCGCCGACCACCCTGGCCGGCGCCGACGTCCGCCAGGTGCGCACGCCGGGCGCCCCGGACATGAGCGAGGCCGAGTTCGCCCAGGCCAGCGACATCTTCTTCCAGCGCTGCGCCGGCTGTCACGGCGTGCTGCGCAAGGGCGCCACCGGCAAGCCGCTGACCCCGGACCTGACCCAGCCACGCGGCACCGACTACCTGAGGGCGCTGATCAACTTCGGCTCGCCCGGCGGCATGCCCAACTTCGGCACCGGCGGCGAGCTGTCGGCGGCCGAGGTCGACCTGATGGCGCGGTTCCTGCAGCACACCCCGCCCAACCCGCCGGAATGGGGCATGGCGGAGATGCGCGACAGCTGGAACCTGCTGGTGCCGGTCGCCGACCGTCCGACCCGTCCGCAGCACCGCAGGAACATCGAGAACTTCTTCTCGGTGACGCTGCGCGACTCCGGCGAGGTGGCCATCATCGACGGCGACACCAAGGAAATCGTCACCATCCTGAAGACCGGCTACGCCGTGCACATCTCGCGGGTCTCGCACTCGGGCCGCTACGTGTACACCATCGGCCGCGACGGCAAGGTCGACCTGATCGACCTGTGGATGGATCCGCCGCAGCGCGTCGCCGAGATCAAGATCGGCCTGGAGGCGCGTTCGGTCGAGACCTCCAAGTACGAGGGCTTCGAGGACCGCCTGGCGATCGCCGGCGCCTACTGGCCGCCGCAGTACGTGATCATGGACGGCCCGACCCTGGAGCCGAAGGTGATCGTCTCCACGCGCGGCACCACGGTCGACACCCAGGAATACCACCCCGAGCCGCGCGTCGCGGCGATCGTCGCCAGCCACCGGCATCCTGAGTTCATCGTCAACGTCAAGGAGACCGGCCGCATCCTGCTGGTCGACTACAGCGACCTGGACAACCTCAAGGTGACCACCCTGAACGCCGCGCGCTTCCTGCACGACGGCGGCTGGGACGTCACCAAGCGCTATTTCCTGACCGCCGCCAACCAGAGCGACAAGATCGCCGTGGTCGACTCCCAGGAACAGCGCATGGTGGCCCTGGTGGACGTCGAGAAGATCCCCCATCCGGGCCGCGGCGCGAACTTCGTGCATCCGCAGTTCGGCCCCGTCTGGGTGACCTCGGCCCTTGGCAACGCCAACATCACCCTGGTCGGCACCGATCCCGAAGGCCACCCGGAACAGGCCTGGCAGGCCGTGCAGGTGGTCCAGGGCCAGGGCGGCGGCTCGCTGTTCGTCAAGACCCATCCGCGCTCGCGCAACCTGTGGGTGGACACGCCCCTGCACCCGGACGAGAGCATCGCGCAGTCCGTGGCGGTGTTCGACATCGGCAACCTGGAGGGCGGCTTCGAGGTCCTGCCGATCGCCGAGTGGGCGAACCTGGGCGAAGGACCGAAGCGCGTGGTCCAGCCCGAGTACAACCAGGACGGCACCGAGGTCTGGTTCTCGGTGTGGAACGGCAAGGACCAGCGCTCGGCGATCGTCGTGGTCGACGACCGCACCCGCACGCTCAAGGCGGTGCTGGACGACCCGCGCCTGATCACGCCGACCGGCAAGTTCAACATCAACAACACGGTCAACGACGTCTACTGA
- a CDS encoding GbsR/MarR family transcriptional regulator: MHLPPLVQSFVLHFGEMGSRWGINRTVGQIYALLYVSDRPLCADDIVEALGVSRSNVSMGLKELQGWRLVRPSHQPGDRRDFFTTPEDVWTIFRTLAEERQRREIDPTLSMLRDALLETPADPAEQHAQARMRAMHDLIEQVTDWFAEVRRLSPETLQTLMGLGAKVSRVLEFKDKLRLLPGKGKARDAEAGHG, translated from the coding sequence ATGCACCTCCCTCCCCTGGTCCAGTCGTTCGTCCTGCACTTCGGCGAGATGGGCAGCCGCTGGGGCATCAACCGTACGGTCGGGCAGATCTACGCCCTGCTGTACGTCTCCGACCGGCCGCTGTGCGCCGACGACATCGTCGAGGCGCTGGGCGTGTCGCGTTCCAACGTCAGCATGGGCCTGAAGGAACTGCAGGGCTGGCGCCTGGTGCGGCCCAGCCACCAGCCCGGCGACCGCCGCGACTTCTTCACCACGCCCGAGGACGTCTGGACGATCTTCCGCACCCTGGCCGAGGAGCGGCAGCGGCGCGAGATCGACCCGACCCTGTCGATGCTGCGCGACGCCCTGCTGGAGACCCCGGCCGACCCCGCCGAGCAGCATGCCCAGGCGCGCATGCGCGCCATGCACGACCTGATCGAGCAGGTCACCGACTGGTTCGCCGAGGTGCGCCGGCTGTCGCCGGAGACCCTGCAGACCCTGATGGGCCTGGGCGCCAAGGTGTCGCGGGTGCTGGAGTTCAAGGACAAGCTGCGCCTGCTGCCCGGCAAGGGCAAGGCGCGCGATGCGGAGGCCGGCCATGGCTGA
- a CDS encoding cytochrome d ubiquinol oxidase subunit II, with the protein MDLDYWLPLVFMGLMGLAMLIYVVLDGYDLGVGILMADADDEQKDMMVASIGPFWDANETWLVLGVGLLLVAFPHAHGVILTALYLPVALMLAGLILRGVAFDFRVKALASHKPLWNRAFIAGSLLTALAQGWMLGRYILGFDTGWAATAFAALIAACLAAGYALLGACWVLMKSSGPLKSKSVRWARKALWGTGLGIAAVSLATPLVSARIFERWFDWPQLLWLAPIPLAAGAAFLACDRILARLDRERGYGSWKPFVLAVALFVLAFAGLGYSLFPYLVVDRIDLWQAASATSSLAFIGVGAAFAVPAILAYTVWSYKVFWGKSAALSYD; encoded by the coding sequence ATGGACCTGGATTACTGGCTGCCGCTGGTGTTCATGGGCCTGATGGGCCTGGCCATGCTGATCTACGTGGTGCTGGACGGCTACGACCTCGGCGTCGGCATCCTGATGGCCGACGCCGACGACGAGCAGAAGGACATGATGGTGGCCTCGATCGGGCCGTTCTGGGACGCCAACGAGACCTGGCTGGTGCTCGGTGTCGGCCTGCTGCTGGTCGCCTTCCCGCACGCCCACGGCGTGATCCTGACCGCGCTGTACCTGCCGGTGGCGCTGATGCTGGCCGGCCTGATCCTGCGCGGCGTCGCCTTCGACTTCCGGGTCAAGGCGCTGGCCAGCCACAAGCCGCTGTGGAACCGCGCCTTCATCGCCGGCTCGCTGCTGACCGCGCTGGCCCAGGGCTGGATGCTGGGCCGCTACATCCTGGGCTTCGACACCGGCTGGGCGGCGACCGCCTTCGCGGCGCTGATCGCCGCCTGCCTGGCCGCCGGCTACGCCCTGCTGGGCGCCTGCTGGGTGCTGATGAAGAGCAGCGGCCCGCTGAAGTCGAAATCGGTGCGCTGGGCGCGCAAGGCGCTGTGGGGCACCGGCCTGGGCATCGCCGCGGTGTCGCTGGCCACGCCCCTGGTCAGCGCGCGCATCTTCGAGCGCTGGTTCGACTGGCCGCAGCTGCTGTGGCTGGCGCCGATCCCGCTCGCCGCCGGCGCCGCCTTCCTGGCCTGCGACCGCATCCTGGCGCGCCTGGACCGCGAACGCGGCTACGGCAGCTGGAAGCCCTTCGTGCTGGCCGTGGCGCTGTTCGTGCTGGCCTTCGCCGGCCTCGGCTACAGCCTGTTCCCCTACCTGGTGGTCGACCGCATCGACCTGTGGCAGGCCGCCAGCGCGACCTCCTCGCTGGCCTTCATCGGCGTCGGCGCCGCCTTCGCGGTGCCGGCGATCCTGGCCTACACGGTGTGGTCGTACAAGGTGTTCTGGGGCAAGTCGGCGGCGCTCAGCTACGACTGA
- a CDS encoding TonB-dependent hemoglobin/transferrin/lactoferrin family receptor — translation MSIRIVLILAGCLAVPAKTAAGTEAGAALPSAAIAEQAAPSAERPDTPLDTVVVVASRASEPISQVVASVSRVERDDIERQLVQDLDGLVRYTPGIGVVSDANRFGNRGFSIRGLEGNRVRILVDGVPVADGFSVGQFAAAGRDLVELEAVDRVEVQRGPASTLYGSDALAGVVAFRTRDPGDFLARVDGGTYLGGRLGWSGIDDSVLASATWAAASPDGRWEAMALYGRREGEAAGNRAWRERDRPNPADWRRQAMLAKAVHDGGDAGRYTLTVDAGREDRDTDVRSLTFGPGRFATTYRLLADDGNRRSRLSLAGAWQPGLAWLDQLDGQVYGQRSRTVQDSLQWRLPDAATPFESLRFRRFEYDTRATGLGLVGQARAEGDRVSHWHVFGLDAVRQRHEGLRDGLETNLASGATSTVVLGERFPVRDFPTSTSDTLALFWQDEIALGRRFALIPGLRAEVYRLRADPDAIFREDYPDLEPVDVDEARLTPRLAARWSPGGGHSLFVQYARGFRAPPFGDVNIGLSLPTFNYEVRPNPDLRPERSAGLELGWRHVGRHLRASVSVYENRYRDLIESRANLGVDPVSGALVFQSVNRDRARIRGAEGELLWRLAGLSGRLDGFELRVAAAWAEGDDTRRDRPLNSIEPGRLATGLRWDHGSGLFGAEWAVVASQRKRRLDPGAGPAPFAPPGWVRHDLYAWLQAGRHARLNLGLTNLGDRRYWEWGGVRGLAANAPDLGFYTRPGRAVSATLAVEW, via the coding sequence ATGTCCATCCGAATCGTGTTGATCCTCGCAGGCTGCCTGGCCGTCCCGGCGAAGACCGCGGCAGGCACCGAAGCCGGAGCGGCACTGCCGTCGGCGGCCATCGCCGAGCAGGCCGCGCCTTCGGCGGAACGCCCGGATACGCCCCTGGACACGGTCGTGGTGGTGGCCAGCCGCGCGTCGGAGCCGATCAGCCAGGTGGTGGCCAGCGTCTCCCGCGTCGAGCGCGACGACATCGAGCGGCAACTGGTCCAGGACCTCGACGGCCTGGTCCGCTACACGCCGGGCATCGGCGTGGTCAGCGACGCCAACCGCTTCGGCAATCGCGGCTTCTCGATCCGCGGCCTGGAGGGCAACCGGGTGCGCATCCTGGTCGACGGCGTGCCGGTCGCCGACGGCTTCTCGGTGGGCCAGTTCGCCGCAGCCGGCCGCGACCTGGTCGAGCTGGAGGCGGTCGACCGCGTCGAGGTGCAGCGGGGCCCGGCGTCGACCCTGTACGGCAGCGACGCCCTGGCCGGCGTGGTCGCCTTCCGCACCCGCGATCCGGGGGACTTCCTGGCCCGCGTCGACGGTGGCACCTACCTGGGCGGCCGGCTGGGCTGGTCGGGCATCGACGACAGCGTGCTGGCCAGCGCCACCTGGGCGGCGGCCTCGCCGGACGGCCGCTGGGAAGCGATGGCGCTGTACGGACGGCGCGAGGGCGAGGCGGCAGGCAACCGCGCCTGGCGCGAGCGCGACCGGCCCAACCCGGCCGACTGGCGGCGCCAGGCCATGCTCGCCAAGGCCGTGCACGACGGCGGCGACGCCGGCCGCTACACCCTCACCGTCGATGCCGGCCGCGAGGACCGCGACACCGATGTGCGCTCGCTGACCTTCGGACCCGGGCGCTTCGCCACCACTTACCGGCTGCTGGCCGACGACGGCAACCGGCGCAGCCGGCTAAGCCTTGCCGGTGCCTGGCAGCCCGGTCTGGCCTGGCTCGACCAGCTCGACGGCCAGGTCTACGGCCAGCGCAGCCGCACCGTCCAGGACAGCCTGCAGTGGCGGTTGCCCGACGCCGCGACGCCCTTCGAATCCTTGCGGTTCCGTCGTTTCGAGTACGACACCCGGGCCACCGGCCTCGGCCTGGTCGGACAGGCGCGCGCCGAAGGCGATCGCGTCTCGCACTGGCACGTGTTCGGACTGGATGCGGTGCGGCAACGCCACGAAGGCCTGCGCGATGGCCTGGAGACCAACCTGGCGAGCGGCGCCACCAGCACCGTGGTGCTGGGTGAGCGCTTCCCGGTGCGCGACTTCCCGACCTCGACCAGCGACACCCTGGCCCTGTTCTGGCAGGACGAGATCGCCCTGGGCCGGCGTTTCGCCCTGATCCCGGGCCTGCGCGCCGAGGTTTACCGGCTGCGCGCCGATCCGGATGCGATCTTCCGTGAGGATTACCCCGACCTCGAGCCGGTCGACGTCGACGAGGCCCGCCTCACCCCCCGTCTTGCGGCGCGCTGGTCGCCCGGCGGCGGCCACAGCCTGTTCGTCCAGTACGCGCGCGGCTTCCGGGCGCCGCCGTTCGGCGACGTCAACATCGGCCTGAGCCTGCCGACCTTCAACTACGAGGTGCGTCCCAACCCGGACCTGCGTCCGGAACGCAGCGCTGGCCTTGAGCTGGGCTGGCGGCACGTCGGCCGCCACCTGCGCGCCAGCGTCTCGGTGTACGAGAACCGCTACCGCGACCTGATCGAGTCGCGTGCCAACCTGGGTGTCGACCCGGTCAGCGGCGCCCTGGTGTTCCAGTCGGTGAACCGCGACCGGGCCCGCATCCGCGGCGCCGAGGGCGAGCTGCTCTGGCGCCTGGCCGGCCTGTCTGGGCGCCTGGACGGTTTCGAGCTGCGCGTCGCTGCGGCCTGGGCCGAGGGCGACGACACCCGCCGCGACCGGCCGCTCAACAGCATCGAGCCTGGTCGCCTCGCCACCGGCCTGCGCTGGGACCATGGCAGCGGCCTGTTCGGCGCCGAATGGGCGGTGGTCGCCAGCCAGCGCAAGCGCCGCCTGGACCCGGGCGCCGGCCCGGCACCGTTCGCGCCGCCCGGCTGGGTGCGCCACGACCTCTACGCCTGGCTGCAGGCCGGCCGCCATGCGCGGCTCAACCTGGGCCTTACCAACCTGGGCGATCGCCGCTACTGGGAATGGGGCGGCGTCCGCGGGTTGGCGGCGAACGCGCCCGACCTGGGCTTCTACACGCGCCCTGGGCGTGCCGTGTCCGCGACGCTGGCCGTGGAGTGGTGA
- the gspF gene encoding type II secretion system inner membrane protein GspF, which yields MPAFEYQALDATGRRLSGVVEADSARAARGVLRDRGLAPLAVDAAAPAGRDGEPLRLRRRGLPAGQLALLTRELATLLTAGLPLEEALGALAEQAEDARQAAILATLRTRVREGASLATAFAEQPDSFPEYFRASVAAAERSGRLDHVLSRLADHAEGREALRRRVWMALLYPLLLTAVALLVVAGLLLYVVPQVIEVFDNLGRELPWLTRVLVAAAEGLPWAGPWLLLAGIALVVLVRLWLREPARRDRWQRLLLRIPVLGRLRLALDTARFTRTLGLLAGAGVPMLEALAMSTRTVSLVPLRKALERAQARVREGAGLAPALAESRLFPPVTLRLVASGERAGRLPHMLDEAAAHEATLLENRLSAFVAVLGPAMILLVGVLVLAIVLAILLPIFELNTLVG from the coding sequence ATGCCGGCCTTTGAATACCAGGCCCTGGATGCCACCGGCCGGCGCCTGAGCGGCGTGGTCGAGGCGGACAGTGCGCGCGCCGCGCGCGGCGTGCTGCGCGATCGTGGCCTGGCACCGCTGGCGGTGGATGCCGCGGCGCCTGCCGGGCGCGATGGCGAGCCCCTGCGGCTGCGCCGGCGCGGCCTGCCGGCCGGCCAGCTGGCCCTGCTGACCCGCGAGCTGGCCACGCTGCTGACCGCCGGCCTGCCGCTGGAGGAGGCGCTGGGCGCCCTGGCCGAACAGGCCGAGGACGCCCGCCAGGCGGCCATCCTGGCGACCCTGCGCACCCGGGTCCGGGAGGGCGCGTCGCTGGCCACGGCGTTCGCCGAGCAGCCCGACAGCTTCCCCGAATACTTCCGCGCCTCGGTGGCCGCCGCCGAGCGCAGCGGCCGCCTCGACCATGTGCTGTCGCGCCTGGCCGACCATGCCGAAGGGCGCGAGGCGCTGCGCCGACGGGTCTGGATGGCGCTGCTGTATCCCCTGCTGCTGACCGCCGTCGCCCTGCTGGTGGTGGCCGGCCTGCTGCTCTACGTGGTGCCGCAGGTGATCGAGGTGTTCGACAACCTCGGCCGCGAACTGCCCTGGCTGACCCGGGTCCTGGTCGCCGCTGCCGAAGGTCTGCCGTGGGCCGGGCCCTGGCTGCTGCTGGCCGGCATCGCGCTGGTGGTCCTGGTCCGGTTGTGGCTGCGCGAGCCGGCGCGCCGCGATCGCTGGCAGCGCCTGCTGCTGCGGATTCCGGTGCTGGGCCGCCTGCGCCTGGCGCTGGACACCGCGCGCTTCACGCGCACCCTGGGCCTGCTCGCCGGTGCCGGCGTGCCGATGCTGGAGGCGCTGGCGATGTCCACCCGCACGGTGTCGCTGGTGCCGCTGCGCAAGGCCCTGGAGCGCGCCCAGGCGCGCGTGCGCGAGGGTGCCGGGCTGGCCCCGGCACTGGCCGAGAGCAGGCTGTTCCCTCCGGTCACCTTGCGCCTGGTCGCCAGCGGCGAGCGTGCGGGACGGCTGCCGCACATGCTCGACGAGGCGGCCGCGCACGAGGCGACCCTGCTGGAGAACCGCCTGTCGGCCTTCGTCGCCGTGCTCGGCCCGGCGATGATCCTGCTGGTCGGCGTGCTGGTGCTGGCGATCGTCCTGGCGATCCTGCTGCCGATCTTCGAGCTCAATACGTTGGTGGGTTAG
- a CDS encoding ATP-binding cassette domain-containing protein has product MSTVQASPVHPPEPAQAARIGALRRLWPLVRRHRALLAGWLVFLALSSAATLALPVAARYMIDYGFGQTDPRLLDLGFLGLLVVAGVMALAGAARFFCVSLLGERVAADLRTRLYGHLLELDLGFFERTRSGELVSRLAADTERVQTVVGSTLSVALRSAVMLVGASAAMIATSPRLAGLTALVIPAVIAPMVVFGRRVERLSRESQDRIADATAVASESLSAIAAVQANGREVREADRYRGAVARALDTARRRIGMTALLAFLGIALSFGAITAVLWAGAHAVLEGRMDAGVLGQFVLYAVIAAGSVGGLTEVWGEVLRCAGALGRIGELLDSRSAIAPPAEPLALPAPVRGALRFEQVEFRYPTRPDAPALHDFDLSIAPGETVALVGPSGAGKSTVFALLLRFFDPQAGRITLDGVDLRALPLDDLRGAFALVPQDATLFAASAADNIAFGRPEATRAQVEEAARAAGAEEFIAEMPDGYDTDLGERGVRLSGGQQQRIAIARAVLRQAPVLLLDEATSALDAHSEAWVQRALDGLMRERTTLVIAHRLATVRKADRIVVLDRGRIVAEGRHADLVAAGGLYAELARLQFLDG; this is encoded by the coding sequence TTGAGCACCGTCCAGGCGTCACCGGTACACCCGCCCGAACCGGCCCAGGCCGCGCGCATCGGCGCCTTGCGCCGGCTGTGGCCACTGGTGCGCCGGCACCGCGCCCTGCTGGCCGGCTGGCTGGTGTTCCTGGCGCTGTCCTCGGCGGCGACGCTGGCGTTACCGGTGGCGGCGCGCTACATGATCGACTACGGCTTCGGGCAGACCGATCCGCGTCTGCTCGACCTGGGTTTCCTGGGCCTGCTGGTGGTCGCCGGGGTGATGGCGCTGGCCGGCGCCGCGCGATTCTTCTGCGTCAGCCTGCTCGGCGAACGGGTCGCCGCCGACCTGCGCACGCGCCTGTACGGCCACCTGCTGGAACTCGACCTGGGCTTCTTCGAGCGCACCCGGTCCGGTGAACTGGTCTCGCGCCTGGCCGCCGACACCGAGCGCGTGCAGACCGTGGTCGGTTCGACCCTCTCGGTGGCGCTGCGCAGCGCCGTGATGCTGGTCGGCGCCTCGGCCGCCATGATCGCCACCAGCCCGCGCCTGGCGGGCCTGACCGCCCTGGTGATCCCGGCGGTGATCGCGCCGATGGTGGTGTTCGGCCGGCGCGTCGAGAGGCTCTCCCGGGAAAGCCAGGACCGCATCGCCGATGCCACCGCGGTGGCATCGGAGTCGCTGTCGGCGATCGCCGCGGTGCAGGCCAATGGCCGTGAGGTGCGCGAAGCCGACCGCTACCGCGGCGCGGTGGCGCGCGCCCTGGACACCGCCCGCCGGCGCATCGGCATGACCGCGCTGCTGGCCTTCCTGGGCATCGCGCTCAGCTTCGGGGCGATCACCGCCGTGCTCTGGGCCGGCGCCCATGCCGTGCTGGAAGGGCGCATGGATGCCGGCGTGCTCGGCCAGTTCGTGCTGTACGCGGTGATCGCCGCCGGTTCGGTGGGCGGCCTGACCGAGGTCTGGGGCGAGGTGCTGCGCTGCGCCGGTGCCCTGGGCCGGATCGGCGAGCTGCTGGACAGCCGCTCGGCGATCGCGCCGCCCGCCGAGCCGCTGGCCCTGCCGGCGCCGGTGCGCGGTGCGCTGCGCTTCGAACAGGTCGAGTTCCGCTATCCGACACGTCCCGACGCGCCGGCCCTGCATGACTTCGACCTCAGCATCGCGCCAGGCGAGACGGTCGCCCTGGTCGGGCCATCCGGCGCCGGCAAGAGCACCGTGTTCGCCCTGCTGCTGCGCTTCTTCGATCCGCAGGCCGGCCGCATCACCCTCGACGGCGTCGACCTGCGCGCGCTGCCGCTGGATGACCTGCGCGGCGCCTTCGCCCTGGTGCCGCAGGACGCCACGCTGTTCGCCGCCAGCGCCGCCGACAACATCGCCTTCGGCCGGCCGGAGGCCACGCGCGCGCAGGTCGAGGAGGCCGCCCGTGCCGCCGGCGCCGAGGAGTTCATCGCGGAGATGCCGGACGGCTACGATACCGACCTGGGCGAGCGCGGCGTGCGCCTGTCGGGCGGTCAGCAGCAGCGCATCGCGATCGCCCGCGCGGTGCTGCGTCAGGCGCCGGTGCTGCTGCTCGACGAGGCAACCAGTGCGCTCGACGCGCACAGCGAAGCCTGGGTGCAGCGCGCCCTGGACGGGCTGATGCGCGAACGCACCACCCTGGTGATCGCCCATCGCCTGGCCACGGTGCGCAAGGCCGACCGCATCGTCGTGCTCGATCGTGGCCGCATCGTCGCCGAAGGCCGCCACGCGGACCTGGTCGCCGCCGGCGGCCTGTATGCCGAGCTGGCGCGTCTGCAGTTCCTGGACGGATGA